The genomic DNA CACCAGTATCAATCAACTATTAGCTGGCTCATCATTGACTTCCGATATTGATATTCCTGAAGGGGATTATCAAGAAGAATCGATGAAATCAACGGTAGTGCCTAACCGCAATATGATTTTGTTATCTCTTGCGATTGGCTATGCGGTTTCGATTGGCGCTAAAAAAGTCTTTTATGGTGCCCACTCTGGCGATCATGCTATCTACCCTGATTGTCGCCCTGAATTCGTTAAAAAGATGAACGAGGTGAGTTTAATTGCTAACTACGAAGCGGTAGAAGTGATTAGCCCCTACCTAGAACAGTCTAAAATAGATATTTTGCGTGACGGCCTAAGCATGCAGCTTGATTATGCCAAGACTTGGACCTGTTATAACGGAAGGGAGCATGCCTGCGGTAAATGTGGAGCTTGCCAAGAACGCCTCGAAGCCTTCCAGCTAAATGGGGTTAAAGATCCTTTGAGTTACGAATAAGCGTGTTGCAGCTATTATTGAAACGCTACTGGTTTTTACTGCTAGTGATTAGCGTGAGCTGGTTTTCGTTAGCTCACTCAGAGCTACTTGCTTGGAATAGGCCACTGATACAACAAGGTGAGTATTGGCGCATCTTCACCGGCAATCTGGCCCATGGCAACCTCACTCACTGGGTGATGAATATGATGACCCTAGCAGTGATTTATTTCATTTATGATGACCGATTATCCAATTGGCAATTTTGCTTATTAAGCAGTTTACTGGCAATTATTGGCGGTGCTTCGATAATGCTCACCAACTACCATATTTATGTAGGACTATCGGGAGTGACCCACGGCTTAATTGTTTACGGTGCTTGTAGGGATGTATGCTGTGATAAACCTAAGTCTGGTTATTTAGTACTGGCCGCGATTGCGCTTAAATTAGCTCTTGAGCAGTATTACGGCGATGACCCCTGGGTTAGTGGCATGATAGGCATCGATGTCGCCATTGATGCCCATCTTATTTTTGCTAGCCTCGGCCTAATCCTAGCAGTGCTAGCTTATTGGCTTGGGCCACGCCCCGCTTACTCAGACAACTCTTGATTAATTTGCTGCAATACCTGCTTAGGCGAGGCCGCTTGGGTAATCGGGCGGCCAATAACAAGGTAATCAGAGCCCGCAGCAATGGCTTCTACAGGCGTCATGATACGACGCTGATCTCCTTGCTCACTGCCACTGGGGCGGATCCCCGGAGTCACCAGCAAGAAGTCTTCACCGAGTAAACTCTTTAATGCCGTTGCCTCATGCGCCGAGCAAACCACACCATCTAAGCCACACTGCTGAGTTAAGCTAGCTAGTCGCTCAACCTGCTGCTGTGGGCTAAGCTCTATGCCTAAGTCTTGTAAGTCGGCTTGCTCCATGCTGGTAAGCACCGTAACAGCGATTAACTTAGGACGTTTGTCGCCATATGGTTGTAAGGCAGCCTTGGCGGCTTCCATCATGCGACGCCCTCCACTGGCGTGCACATTGACCATCCAAACCCCTAATTCAGCCGCTGCCGCGACAGCCTTGGCTACGGTATTGGGAATATCATGAAATTTAAGATCTAAAAATACTTCAAAGCCTTTGTGATGTAGCGCTTTCACTAACTCTGGGCCAAACAAGGTAAACATTTCCTTACCCACTTTTAAGCGGCATGAGCTGGGCTCTAGGCCATCAACAAAGCTCATACACTGCCGTAGATCAGCATAATCAAGGGCAACCAATACCTTAGGGTCTTGCATGTTAATATTACTCTCCGTCTAATCCCACTATCGGTTTCACCGTTCCCCAACTCTTACATGACGGGCAATGCCAGTAAATGGAGTGAGAGGAAAAGCCACAGCGACGACACTGATAGTGCGGTTTTATTTTTAATTGTTGAGTTACCAAGCCTCTCAAGACTTGCAAACTCTGCTTGGCCTGCCCTTCTTCTGCAACCTCAAGATGCAGGCCCATAAGATGATGAAAGCCCTTCATAGTAGGGTTTCGCCTTAATTCCTCGGCCAATAAGTCTTGAGCGTGCTCAGCACCATGTGCTTCTCGATATATTGCAGATAAGGCAATAATGACACTCGCTGAGCTTTTAATCGAAAGACAATACTCAAGGAACTGTTGGAAATATTCGGGTTTTACTAACTGCTCACAGCAGGATTGATACAAGCTCAAGGCATCAGACACAAAGTCAATATCTTGCTCGGGAATACGATTTAAGTTTTTTAACGCGGCTTTGTAGTCGCCATTGGCAAACTGGATCTGCGCCAAGTGCAAACTGGCCCGGACACAACTTTTATCGGTAGATAAAGCTTTCTTCAATAAAGCTTGGCTTTTCGCCAATTTACCGGCGGTTTCTAACTCTTGGGCTTGTTCGCAGTAAAAATGAGCGATTTGCCGATGTACATCACTTAATTTATTTGGATCTATTTTCTTTGCCACACTAATGGCTTGAGGCCACTCTCGCGTTTGCTGATAGATATTTAACAGCTGTTTAAGCGCCGCTTGGCGATAATCAGGCTCGTCTTGTAATTCCAATAACAAAGCTTCCGCGCGATCAAATAAACCAGCGGCTAAGTAATCTTTTGCGAGTTGTTGTAAGGCGAGGTTCTTTTGGTCAATATCGATGCCTTCGCGAGCGATTAAGTTTTGATGAATGCGAATAGCACGATCCACCTCGCCACGCTGTCGGAACAAGTTACCAAGGGCCAAATGGGTATCGATAGTGTCTGAATCTACCTGCAATAGCTCAACGAATAGATCGACTGCTTTATCAGATTGATTGGAGAGTAAAAGGTTTAAGCCTTCGACATATTGCTTGGAAACACGGTTAGTTTGCTGTTGCTGGTTCTGCCGAACACTTCGCTGCCCCATATACCACCCATAGGCGGCGGCAACCGGCAATAACAAGAACAACAAGCCCAGCATTAACTATCCTTGACCATCTCATCTTGCAATTTATTAAGCTGTTTTTGTTGTTTAGCCAAACGCCTTCGAAGAGCAGCACGTTCTAGACGGATTCGAGTATAAAAAGCTAACAAAAACAAAAGACAGGTAATGAATCCAGCAATAAAAAGCCCAGCCATTAACCAAGATAAGCGCATTTCAGACTCGGCGATAAGATAATTAACCCTTACCAATTCGTCATTCTGTGCGCCCATGGCGAGAGCAGTAACAAATAATACAACTAACAATAATGTTGAAAAAATTGCTTTCACATAACCTCCCAGAGCCAAACAAAAGCTAGGGAAATTATGCAGCAATCACGCTAATTTAACCAGCCAAGATCACCGTATTGTAAAACAAACGGCTTATAGGCCTGTATTAACCCGCTCTCTTAACTCTTTACCAGGTTTAAAGTGCGGAACATACTTGCCAGAGAGTTCGACTTTTTCACCTGTTTTAGGATTGCGTCCTACGCGAGGAGCCCTAAAGTGCAAAGAAAAACTACCAAACCCACGGATCTCAATTCTGTCGCCATCCTGTAAAGAACAGGTCATTTGCTCAAGAATTTCTTTAATAGCCGACTCAATTTCTTTACTGGTAAATTGAATATGTTTACTAGCGAGTATTTCAATCAAATCAGATTTAGTCATGGATTCTCCAAGCCATTGATAAAGGGAACTAATACCAGTGTAGATAAAGAAATGGGGGGAACAAGTCCCCCCCAATATTCAATCACATAAATCTAAAAAGATTTAACGATTATTCGCCTTTAAGCGCTGATTTGAATGCATCAGCCATAGCGTTACCAATCTGAGCATCTTCTTTCTTGTTCAGAGTAGCCATTGCTTCTTTCTCGTCCGCTTCATCTTTAGCACGGATAGAAAGGCTGATTACACGGTTCTTACGGTCAACACCAACAAACTTAGCTTCAAGTTGGTCACCAACAGAAAGAACTAGTGAAGCGTCTTCAACACGGTCACGGCTAACGTCACCAGCACGTAGGTAGCCTTCTACACCACTTGCTAGCTCAACAGTTGCGCCTTTAGCATCAACTTCAGTTACAGTACCGCTAACTAGAGCACCTTTCTTAAGGTCTGCTAGGTAGTTGTTGAATGGGTCTTCAGCAAGCTGTTTAACACCTAGGCTAATACGCTCACGTTCTGCATCCACTTGAAGTACAACGGCTTCAATTTCGTCACCTTTCTTAAAGTCACGAACTGCTTCTTCACCTTGAGCATCCCAAGAGATGTCAGATAGGTGAACAAGACCGTCAATACCGCCGTCAAGGCCGATGAAGATACCAAAGTCAGTGATAGACTTGATCTTACCTGAAACTTTGTCGTTCTTATCATGAGTGCTAGCGAATAGCTCCCATGGATTAACTTTACATTGTTTCAAACCAAGTGAGATACGACGACGTTCTTCGTCGATATCCAATACCATAACTTCAACAAGGTCACCCACGTTAACAACTTTAGATGGGTGGATGTTTTTGTTAGTCCAATCCATTTCAGAAACGTGAACTAGACCTTCAACACCGTCTTCGATTTCTACGAAACAACCGTAATCAGTTAGGTTAGTTACGCGACCTTCAAGACGAGCACCTTCAGGGTAACGGTTAGCAATAGCTACCCATGGATCTTCACCCAATTGTTTCAGACCTAGAGATACACGAGTGCGCTCGCGGTCGAACTTAAGTACTTTAACGTTGATTTCGTCGCCAACATTAACAATTTCGCTTGGGTGCTTAACACGTTTCCAAGCCATGTCAGTGATGTGTAGTAGACCGTCAACACCGCCAAGATCAACGAATGCACCGTAGTCAGTAAGGTTCTTAACGATACCTTTAACTTCTTGACCTTCTTGTAGGTTCTCAAGAAGTTGGTCACGTTCAACACTGTTTTCAGTTTCGATAACAGCACGACGAGAAACCACTACGTTATTGCGCTTCTGATCAAGTTTGATAACTTTAAATTCAAGCTCTTTACCTTCTAGGTGAGCAGTATCGCGAACTGGGCGAACGTCAACTAGAGAACCAGGCAAGAATGCACGGATGGTGTTAACTTCAACTGTAAAGCCACCTTTAACTTTACCGTTAATGATACCAACAACCGTTGCTTGCTCTTCGTAAGCACTTTCAAGTTGGATCCACGCTTCGTGACGTTTAGCTTTTTCGCGAGAAAGAACAGTTTCACCGAAACCATCTTCTACTGCGTCAAGCGCAACATCAACTTCAGCGCCAACTTCAATTTCTAATTCGCCAGCAGAGTTTTTGAACTGCTCAGCAGGAATGGCAGATTCTGACTTAAGGCCAGCGTCTACTAGTACCATGCCGTTTTCGATACCTACTACAGTACCTTTAACAATCGAACCAGAACGGAATTCTAGATCCTGAAGTGACTCTTCAAAGAGTTGAGCAAAAGATTCAGTCATTATTTAATTACACATATAAAAACGTCCACTTAGCAATCCGGCTAAATGGGGTTAACAATAAACACCTAACTCGTCCGTGTTTAGGTGCACCAAGTCCCAGAGATTACTGGGTTAATTTATTATCGATAAACTCTATCGATAATTTCACCACTTCTTCAATAGAAAGTGATGTTGAATCAATAACTAACGCATCTTGAGCGGGTACCAAAGGTGCCACCGTTCGATTTCGATCACGCTGGTCACGTTCTTCGATTTCGCTCAAAAGGTGTTCAAAACTAACATTAAAGCCCTTTTCTTGCAACTGATTATAGCGCCGCTGGGCTCGTTCCGCAGCACTGGCTTCTAAAAATATTTTCGCTGGTGCATCTACAAATATCACCGTTCCCATATCTCGGCCGTCTGCAATCAAACCGGGCGTTTGTCTAAATGCGCGTTGGCGACGCAACAAGGCTTCTCTTACTCGAGGAAATGCCGCCACTTTAGAAGCGGCATTGCCAACGGTTTCCTTTCTGATTTCAAAAGAGACATCTTCTCCTTCCAAAATCACTAAGGTGCCCTTTTCACTGGCTTTAAAGCTTACGTCAAGATGAGCAGCCAATAGGCTTAGGGCGTCTTCATTATCTAAAGCCACATCATGGTGAAGAGCAGCTAGGGCAAGAACTCGATAAATCGCTCCGCTATCCAAAAGGTGCCACTGGTAATGCTCTGCTAGTTTTTGGCATAGAGTGCCTTTACCTGATCCACTCGGGCCATCAATGGTTACCACTGGAACGTTCTGAGTCATGAGTCCTCCGTAATGTCCATAGCAAAATGCGTGTTCTCTTCTGGAGTTAGTAGAGAACTAAAATTCGGCGGCATTATACGTGAAAAGAGAACAAGAAGCCTCACCAATTTATTAACAAAAAACCGATTAGTGCGGACAGTTATCTCATTTTGAAATAAAAAAGCAGTATGACATTCCGACATACTGCTAAATTTTGTTCAAGTCTGCTAGATAAGTTTATGCGGGGAGCTCTATACCGGCATCTTTTATTCGAGCTAACTTATAACGCAAAGTGCGCGGGCTAATGCCCAGTTTTTCCGCCACAGCCTTACGCTTACCGTTACACGCCCGCAGCGTATCTAAGATAATTTGCTGCTCCTGTTGGCGAAGTTCGTTACCTAAGGGCTCTGCGACAGACGGCAAATCATCGATGTGCTCAGGCAAGGCTACAGGCGTCATCTGATTTTCAATGATCAGGCAATCGCTATCAATCACATCTCCATTAGCTAGAATAATTGCACGCTGCATCACATTATCTAACTCGCGAACGTTACCCGGCCAAGCGTGCGCCAATAGCTTTTGCTGAGCACTTAAGCTTAATTCAAACTGGCACTTGCTATGACGCGTTAATAAGTGTTGAGCCAACGGCAAAATATCTCCTTTGCGCTCAGCTAAAGGTCGCCAATGCAGAGGAAAGACATTTAAACGATAATACAGATCTTCTCTAAACTGACCCAAGCGTACAATTTCTCGCATATCACGGTTACTAGTGGCAATTACTCGAACGTCAAGCTGAATCATCTTACGGCTACCCAAACGTTCAACTTCACGCTCTTGCAATACGCGTAATAACTTGGCTTGTAGACCTAAATCCATTTCACTAATTTCATCGAGTAAAATGGTACCACCTTGGGCTTGCTCAAACTTACCCGGACAAGCTTTGATTGCACCGGTAAAGGCTCCTTTCTCATAGCCAAACAAGGTCGCTTCTAGCATGTTTTCGGGGATCGCCGCGCAGTTAATTGCCACAAAGGCTTGATCTTTTCGATTAGAGCAATCATGGATATAACGCGATAGCACTTCTTTACCGGCCCCACTTGGCCCACTGATTAATACCGAGGCTTCTGATGCGGCTACTTTTTGACTTAGCTTTAATAAAGCCTCAGTTGAGGCATCGCCATAAATAGGTTCTGTAGTTTCAACTTTACTTGCTGGCGCATAACGGCCTACTTGGTTAAGTAAAACCTCAGGTGAGAAGGGTTTAGAAAGATAGTCAATAGCGCCATCACGCATTGCCGCTACCGCGTCGTCAATTTTGGCATAAGCAGTCATCAACAGTACTGGGGTTTGCGGCCATTTTTGTTTGATGTTTTTGAGCAGGCTTAAGCCGTCCATACCGCCCATTTGAACGTCACTCACCACTAAGTCCACAGTCATCTCAGACAATAGTAGCAAGGCCGATTCAGCGCTTGAGGCTTGTTCACAAGCATAGCCAGCTAACTGTAAGGTATCGACTAAGGCTTCTCGTAATCCGGCGTCATCTTCAACAATCAGAATGGTAGATTGACTCATCTTAATGTCCTCCTACGGCCAGGTTTTGTTGGCAAACATCGGGTAAAGGTAGATCCACGACAAAGCGCGCCCCCTGTTCTGCGGCCTCCACCCTAATCTCTCCTTGGTGGGCATTCACTACGGATTTGACTACAGCTAAACCTAAGCCAGTCCCGTTTTGTTTGGTGGTATAAAAAGGTTCGAAAATTCGATTGGGATCAGCTTCTTTAATACCGCCAGCTTGATCCTCGATAGCAATTTGCAAAGCGCCATCACAATAAGCTGTAGAAACCAAAATGTCGCTATTGGGGGCACTTTGTTGAGCGGCATTTTCCACCAAATTAGATAAGGCAGAAACCAAAGCGTTGGCATTTACCAACAATGTAGTATTAGGCAGCTTAAGCACCCGTTTAAAATTCACTTGATAACGACGCATACAGGCCTCAGTTGCCGCCTGTAAACAATCAATAATCTGTTCCACCGAGACATCGCTAACTACCATTTTCTCGCCGCTTTTGGCAAACAACAGCATGTCATTAACTTGAGTTTCTAGATCGTTCAGCCTCGCCATCATTTTTCCCTGAAAATTCTCTCGGGCCTTATCGGATAAGGTTTTATTGGCGAGGTTAGAGCCATACAGCATGGCCGCTGATAAGGGAGTGCGAATTTGATGAGCCAAGGATGCGACCATTTTGCCCAAGGCTGATAAGCGCTGCAGTTTGGCCACATTGGCTTGAAGTTGCCGAGTATGGGTCATATCGGTCAATACGATTAATTGGCCTTGTCGGTCTTGCAAAGGCGATAAACTCAACTGCACTCTGCGCCCATCCACCAACGACAATTCATGACCATCATCAGCCTTGGGGGCGAATAAACGCGGCACAGCTTCTAGCCAGCGTTGCTGTTCTATGTCGTCACCGAGTAACTGCTTTGCCACCGGATTGGCTCTTGAT from Agarivorans gilvus includes the following:
- the pyrF gene encoding orotidine-5'-phosphate decarboxylase, with protein sequence MQDPKVLVALDYADLRQCMSFVDGLEPSSCRLKVGKEMFTLFGPELVKALHHKGFEVFLDLKFHDIPNTVAKAVAAAAELGVWMVNVHASGGRRMMEAAKAALQPYGDKRPKLIAVTVLTSMEQADLQDLGIELSPQQQVERLASLTQQCGLDGVVCSAHEATALKSLLGEDFLLVTPGIRPSGSEQGDQRRIMTPVEAIAAGSDYLVIGRPITQAASPKQVLQQINQELSE
- a CDS encoding sigma-54-dependent transcriptional regulator; the protein is MSQSTILIVEDDAGLREALVDTLQLAGYACEQASSAESALLLLSEMTVDLVVSDVQMGGMDGLSLLKNIKQKWPQTPVLLMTAYAKIDDAVAAMRDGAIDYLSKPFSPEVLLNQVGRYAPASKVETTEPIYGDASTEALLKLSQKVAASEASVLISGPSGAGKEVLSRYIHDCSNRKDQAFVAINCAAIPENMLEATLFGYEKGAFTGAIKACPGKFEQAQGGTILLDEISEMDLGLQAKLLRVLQEREVERLGSRKMIQLDVRVIATSNRDMREIVRLGQFREDLYYRLNVFPLHWRPLAERKGDILPLAQHLLTRHSKCQFELSLSAQQKLLAHAWPGNVRELDNVMQRAIILANGDVIDSDCLIIENQMTPVALPEHIDDLPSVAEPLGNELRQQEQQIILDTLRACNGKRKAVAEKLGISPRTLRYKLARIKDAGIELPA
- the rrtA gene encoding rhombosortase: MLQLLLKRYWFLLLVISVSWFSLAHSELLAWNRPLIQQGEYWRIFTGNLAHGNLTHWVMNMMTLAVIYFIYDDRLSNWQFCLLSSLLAIIGGASIMLTNYHIYVGLSGVTHGLIVYGACRDVCCDKPKSGYLVLAAIALKLALEQYYGDDPWVSGMIGIDVAIDAHLIFASLGLILAVLAYWLGPRPAYSDNS
- the queC gene encoding 7-cyano-7-deazaguanine synthase QueC, which codes for MKQKAVVIYSGGMDSFTVLHKTLQLGLQPHALSFNYGQRHVKELEYAQKVCQELGIEHKIVDITSINQLLAGSSLTSDIDIPEGDYQEESMKSTVVPNRNMILLSLAIGYAVSIGAKKVFYGAHSGDHAIYPDCRPEFVKKMNEVSLIANYEAVEVISPYLEQSKIDILRDGLSMQLDYAKTWTCYNGREHACGKCGACQERLEAFQLNGVKDPLSYE
- a CDS encoding LapA family protein, whose product is MKAIFSTLLLVVLFVTALAMGAQNDELVRVNYLIAESEMRLSWLMAGLFIAGFITCLLFLLAFYTRIRLERAALRRRLAKQQKQLNKLQDEMVKDS
- a CDS encoding sensor histidine kinase, coding for MLSQHTQQQPSSNLSEHNLSQIFDVMPSGLVLLDNKGYVSRANPVAKQLLGDDIEQQRWLEAVPRLFAPKADDGHELSLVDGRRVQLSLSPLQDRQGQLIVLTDMTHTRQLQANVAKLQRLSALGKMVASLAHQIRTPLSAAMLYGSNLANKTLSDKARENFQGKMMARLNDLETQVNDMLLFAKSGEKMVVSDVSVEQIIDCLQAATEACMRRYQVNFKRVLKLPNTTLLVNANALVSALSNLVENAAQQSAPNSDILVSTAYCDGALQIAIEDQAGGIKEADPNRIFEPFYTTKQNGTGLGLAVVKSVVNAHQGEIRVEAAEQGARFVVDLPLPDVCQQNLAVGGH
- the cmk gene encoding (d)CMP kinase, producing the protein MTQNVPVVTIDGPSGSGKGTLCQKLAEHYQWHLLDSGAIYRVLALAALHHDVALDNEDALSLLAAHLDVSFKASEKGTLVILEGEDVSFEIRKETVGNAASKVAAFPRVREALLRRQRAFRQTPGLIADGRDMGTVIFVDAPAKIFLEASAAERAQRRYNQLQEKGFNVSFEHLLSEIEERDQRDRNRTVAPLVPAQDALVIDSTSLSIEEVVKLSIEFIDNKLTQ
- the rpsA gene encoding 30S ribosomal protein S1; amino-acid sequence: MTESFAQLFEESLQDLEFRSGSIVKGTVVGIENGMVLVDAGLKSESAIPAEQFKNSAGELEIEVGAEVDVALDAVEDGFGETVLSREKAKRHEAWIQLESAYEEQATVVGIINGKVKGGFTVEVNTIRAFLPGSLVDVRPVRDTAHLEGKELEFKVIKLDQKRNNVVVSRRAVIETENSVERDQLLENLQEGQEVKGIVKNLTDYGAFVDLGGVDGLLHITDMAWKRVKHPSEIVNVGDEINVKVLKFDRERTRVSLGLKQLGEDPWVAIANRYPEGARLEGRVTNLTDYGCFVEIEDGVEGLVHVSEMDWTNKNIHPSKVVNVGDLVEVMVLDIDEERRRISLGLKQCKVNPWELFASTHDKNDKVSGKIKSITDFGIFIGLDGGIDGLVHLSDISWDAQGEEAVRDFKKGDEIEAVVLQVDAERERISLGVKQLAEDPFNNYLADLKKGALVSGTVTEVDAKGATVELASGVEGYLRAGDVSRDRVEDASLVLSVGDQLEAKFVGVDRKNRVISLSIRAKDEADEKEAMATLNKKEDAQIGNAMADAFKSALKGE
- the lapB gene encoding lipopolysaccharide assembly protein LapB, giving the protein MLGLLFLLLPVAAAYGWYMGQRSVRQNQQQQTNRVSKQYVEGLNLLLSNQSDKAVDLFVELLQVDSDTIDTHLALGNLFRQRGEVDRAIRIHQNLIAREGIDIDQKNLALQQLAKDYLAAGLFDRAEALLLELQDEPDYRQAALKQLLNIYQQTREWPQAISVAKKIDPNKLSDVHRQIAHFYCEQAQELETAGKLAKSQALLKKALSTDKSCVRASLHLAQIQFANGDYKAALKNLNRIPEQDIDFVSDALSLYQSCCEQLVKPEYFQQFLEYCLSIKSSASVIIALSAIYREAHGAEHAQDLLAEELRRNPTMKGFHHLMGLHLEVAEEGQAKQSLQVLRGLVTQQLKIKPHYQCRRCGFSSHSIYWHCPSCKSWGTVKPIVGLDGE
- a CDS encoding integration host factor subunit beta, which produces MTKSDLIEILASKHIQFTSKEIESAIKEILEQMTCSLQDGDRIEIRGFGSFSLHFRAPRVGRNPKTGEKVELSGKYVPHFKPGKELRERVNTGL